From a single candidate division WOR-3 bacterium genomic region:
- a CDS encoding protein-glutamate O-methyltransferase CheR, which translates to MNKFENREIEVVFTAIKDFLDFEPENYKEKPLLRRIRYRMRKVGVENWEDYAELIKTNDGERENLKKALTINITSFFRDKSVFETLKSKILPSIKEPSIWSAGCANGAEPYAIAILCKELNLKCSILGTDIDEDSIEMARKGEYEEIELFELPINYKIKYFEKIEGKYRIIPEIKSLVEYQVLDLKDADFENKFDLVVCRNVLIYLKKEFQEKILLTFWKALRGDGFLVLGKVEMLPERLRGFFHTVDLRDRIYVKGKGIVS; encoded by the coding sequence ATGAATAAATTTGAGAATAGAGAAATTGAAGTAGTTTTTACAGCAATAAAAGATTTTTTAGATTTTGAACCGGAGAATTATAAGGAAAAACCTTTATTGAGAAGAATTCGTTATAGAATGAGGAAAGTGGGCGTTGAGAATTGGGAAGATTATGCTGAGTTAATTAAAACTAATGATGGAGAAAGAGAAAATCTTAAAAAAGCTCTAACTATAAATATTACGAGTTTCTTTAGAGATAAAAGTGTGTTTGAGACTCTTAAAAGTAAAATTCTTCCTTCTATTAAAGAACCTTCAATTTGGAGTGCAGGTTGTGCTAATGGTGCAGAACCTTATGCTATTGCAATTCTTTGTAAGGAGCTTAATCTTAAATGCTCAATTTTAGGAACAGATATTGATGAAGATTCTATAGAAATGGCTAGAAAAGGAGAATATGAGGAAATTGAACTTTTTGAGTTACCAATAAATTATAAAATAAAATATTTTGAAAAAATTGAAGGTAAATATAGAATCATTCCAGAAATTAAAAGCCTTGTAGAATATCAGGTTCTTGATTTAAAAGATGCAGATTTTGAAAATAAGTTTGATTTAGTGGTTTGTAGAAATGTTCTTATATACCTTAAAAAGGAGTTTCAGGAAAAGATTCTTTTGACTTTCTGGAAAGCCTTAAGAGGAGATGGATTTTTAGTTCTTGGAAAGGTTGAGATGTTACCTGAGAGGTTAAGAGGTTTCTTCCATACAGTGGATTTAAGAGATAGAATTTATGTTAAGGGAAAAGGGATTGTTAGTTGA
- a CDS encoding chemotaxis protein CheD has product MLREKGLLVEAGSFKIACPPMVLTINGLGSCVAVALYDVKKNLGGMIHFILPENPGDKKKEKYADSGIPLLLNKLIEAKGEKENIVAKMVGGAVMFPKFIEDAENSIGKRNVRKAREILENLGIKIVGEDTGGDYGRSVSFELRSGKVFISSYKNGDKVI; this is encoded by the coding sequence ATGTTAAGGGAAAAGGGATTGTTAGTTGAAGCTGGAAGTTTTAAGATAGCTTGTCCTCCAATGGTTCTTACAATAAATGGACTTGGTTCTTGTGTAGCAGTTGCTTTATACGATGTGAAGAAAAATTTAGGTGGAATGATTCATTTTATTCTTCCTGAAAATCCTGGGGATAAGAAGAAAGAAAAATATGCGGATTCTGGGATTCCTCTACTTTTAAATAAATTAATAGAGGCTAAAGGGGAGAAGGAGAATATTGTTGCAAAAATGGTGGGAGGAGCAGTAATGTTTCCTAAATTTATAGAAGATGCAGAGAATTCTATAGGGAAGAGAAATGTAAGGAAAGCAAGAGAAATTCTTGAGAACCTTGGAATTAAAATTGTGGGAGAGGATACTGGGGGAGATTATGGAAGATCTGTGAGTTTTGAGTTAAGAAGTGGAAAGGTTTTCATAAGTTCATATAAAAATGGAGATAAGGTAATTTGA
- a CDS encoding chemotaxis response regulator protein-glutamate methylesterase: MRKVLCEILNRDPEINVIDTAANGIEGVRKSILLKPDVITMDVEMPHMDGIEAVKAIMREAPTPIIMISAYTKKGAQKTIEALVAGAIDFVEKPGGPISLNLREVKDEIIRKVKIASEVNLKGSRKKGEKIKSNKEIKGETLVIIAASAGGPKVINSIFEKLPSNFPAPIIVVQHMPKLFTKVFAERLNEISDLSVVEGRNGDLLEKGKAYIAPGDFHLEITETRRIKLSKAPPIHGVRPSADVTMNSAAEKFNGNIVGVILSGMGKDGAIGIRKIRKRGGFIIAQDEETSIVFGMPKVAIESGCVDLVLPYYEIADKLIELVKGDV; the protein is encoded by the coding sequence ATGAGAAAAGTTCTCTGCGAAATTTTAAATAGAGATCCTGAAATTAATGTTATTGATACGGCGGCAAATGGAATTGAAGGGGTTAGGAAAAGTATTCTACTTAAGCCAGATGTGATAACAATGGATGTTGAGATGCCTCATATGGATGGAATTGAAGCTGTAAAAGCAATAATGAGAGAAGCTCCAACTCCTATAATAATGATCTCTGCTTATACAAAAAAAGGAGCCCAGAAGACAATAGAAGCTCTTGTGGCTGGAGCTATTGATTTTGTTGAGAAACCTGGGGGGCCAATTTCTCTCAATTTAAGAGAAGTAAAGGATGAGATAATTAGAAAAGTGAAGATAGCCTCAGAGGTTAATCTAAAAGGAAGTAGAAAGAAAGGGGAAAAGATTAAATCAAATAAGGAAATAAAAGGGGAGACTTTGGTTATAATAGCAGCTTCTGCAGGGGGGCCTAAAGTTATAAATTCAATATTTGAAAAGTTGCCCTCCAACTTCCCTGCTCCTATAATTGTGGTTCAGCATATGCCAAAACTTTTTACAAAAGTTTTTGCGGAAAGGTTAAATGAAATTTCAGATTTGTCTGTTGTTGAAGGGAGGAATGGCGATCTTCTTGAAAAGGGCAAAGCTTATATTGCTCCTGGTGATTTTCACCTTGAAATTACAGAGACAAGGAGGATAAAATTAAGCAAGGCTCCTCCAATTCATGGAGTAAGACCTTCTGCTGATGTGACGATGAATTCTGCGGCAGAAAAATTTAATGGTAACATTGTTGGCGTTATTCTTTCTGGAATGGGGAAAGATGGAGCTATAGGGATAAGGAAGATTAGAAAAAGGGGAGGGTTCATAATTGCGCAAGACGAAGAGACTTCTATTGTTTTTGGAATGCCTAAGGTGGCTATTGAGAGCGGTTGCGTAGATTTAGTTCTACCATATTATGAAATTGCAGATAAATTAATTGAATTGGTCAAAGGAGATGTTTGA
- a CDS encoding tetratricopeptide repeat protein, with amino-acid sequence MFEKIKNLLLEIEKTGVKEEKEERLRMILSTIKTIKQELLEIEKKAKELLGEKENNFKGMVKETIDSTDFIRKIQSARVNITTLIDKGWNLIVSGKYKEAVETLNKARKMDSENTKVYNLLGWAYINLEEYDKASLIFQEVLKIDPHNEMAQVNLGYISYKKGLYGEAIEKLSLIEKNAKDKQAVLYALFYLGVMYYEREMLDDSIEFLNKAISLGPNLYEAYYYLGKAYQKKGLPNLCSQIWEKLISVNKYNVWAQKARRELDGK; translated from the coding sequence ATGTTTGAAAAAATAAAAAATTTATTATTAGAGATTGAAAAAACCGGAGTAAAGGAAGAAAAGGAAGAGAGATTAAGGATGATCCTTTCTACGATAAAAACGATTAAACAAGAGCTCCTTGAGATAGAGAAAAAAGCGAAAGAGTTATTGGGAGAGAAAGAAAATAACTTTAAGGGAATGGTAAAAGAGACTATAGATTCAACTGATTTTATTAGGAAGATTCAATCGGCGAGAGTTAATATTACAACTTTGATAGATAAGGGATGGAATCTAATAGTTAGCGGAAAATATAAAGAGGCAGTGGAGACTCTTAATAAGGCAAGAAAAATGGATTCTGAAAATACGAAAGTTTATAACCTCTTAGGTTGGGCTTATATAAATCTTGAGGAGTACGATAAAGCTTCTCTTATTTTTCAGGAAGTTTTAAAAATTGATCCTCATAACGAGATGGCCCAGGTGAATCTTGGCTATATTAGTTATAAAAAAGGTTTATATGGAGAAGCAATTGAGAAGCTTTCTTTAATAGAGAAAAACGCAAAGGATAAACAAGCAGTTCTTTACGCCTTATTTTATCTTGGAGTTATGTATTACGAAAGAGAAATGCTTGATGATTCTATAGAATTTCTTAATAAAGCAATAAGTCTTGGACCAAATTTATATGAAGCTTATTATTATTTAGGGAAAGCTTATCAGAAGAAAGGCTTACCTAATCTTTGTTCTCAAATTTGGGAGAAGTTGATTAGTGTTAATAAATATAATGTCTGGGCACAAAAAGCGAGGCGTGAATTAGATGGTAAATGA
- a CDS encoding AAA family ATPase, translating into MVNEYWGLSKKPFSNTPDLNFMFNSNGFEEGYARLLYNITEIKGGLTLITGDVGCGKTYLANALRESLKKQNALPFIIGNPKLSSNQLIKVILQKIGIEEIPRFKLAILNLLEKKLEELNNKGIIVVALIDEAQILSLDALREVRLLLNLETSQEKLLHIVLLGQPELKRIIDRVPQLKQRVNVRFHLEPLSKEETKAYVIHRLKVAGSEREIFEESSLDKLYEVSKGIPRVINNIAQNALFVAATENLKKIPPEIIEAVAFDLEV; encoded by the coding sequence ATGGTAAATGAGTATTGGGGACTTTCTAAAAAACCTTTCTCTAATACTCCAGATTTAAATTTTATGTTTAATAGCAATGGATTTGAGGAAGGTTATGCAAGACTTCTTTATAATATAACTGAGATAAAAGGAGGGCTCACTCTTATTACAGGAGATGTTGGTTGTGGCAAAACTTATCTTGCAAATGCATTAAGAGAAAGTTTAAAAAAGCAAAATGCTCTCCCTTTTATAATAGGAAACCCAAAATTATCTTCAAATCAATTGATAAAAGTAATTCTGCAAAAAATAGGTATTGAAGAAATTCCAAGGTTTAAACTTGCAATATTAAACCTTTTAGAGAAAAAACTTGAAGAACTTAATAATAAGGGGATTATAGTTGTAGCTTTGATTGATGAAGCCCAGATTCTTTCCTTAGATGCTCTTAGAGAGGTGCGTCTTCTTCTTAACCTGGAGACTTCTCAGGAGAAGCTATTACATATTGTTTTGCTTGGTCAACCAGAATTAAAAAGAATAATAGATAGGGTTCCCCAACTAAAGCAAAGAGTTAACGTTCGTTTTCATCTTGAGCCTCTTTCGAAAGAAGAAACCAAAGCTTATGTTATTCATAGGCTTAAAGTGGCAGGAAGCGAAAGAGAGATATTTGAGGAAAGTAGCTTGGATAAGCTATATGAGGTGAGTAAGGGAATTCCAAGAGTTATAAATAATATTGCTCAAAATGCTCTTTTTGTGGCTGCGACCGAGAATTTGAAGAAGATCCCTCCTGAGATAATAGAGGCTGTTGCTTTTGATTTGGAGGTCTAG
- a CDS encoding chemotaxis protein CheW, which yields MKKKKISFKKILSQEKLELPKEKSERIKPERTKFERKFFSEGKLIKKKDKVEEKEVLEPLVKKKIEKKKEEIMIVRIGEEYYGIPLSDVEEIKKDLRLTSTSQSEFLIGIAELRDSIIPVVNSWQILGLKMEGERLKDAFPVVVLRVSNELVGLEVSEIVEIVEIYENEILPLPDVFPPNLFSGGYSYKSKIVGVLNIGNLLKGKQIQSFKEKLDETIK from the coding sequence GTGAAAAAAAAGAAGATAAGCTTTAAAAAAATATTATCACAAGAGAAATTAGAGCTTCCTAAAGAGAAATCTGAAAGAATAAAGCCGGAAAGGACTAAATTCGAAAGAAAGTTTTTTTCTGAAGGAAAGCTTATTAAAAAGAAGGATAAGGTTGAAGAAAAAGAAGTTCTTGAACCCTTAGTAAAAAAGAAAATTGAGAAAAAGAAAGAAGAGATAATGATTGTGAGAATAGGAGAGGAATATTATGGAATTCCACTTTCAGATGTAGAGGAAATAAAAAAGGATTTAAGATTAACTAGCACCTCTCAGTCAGAGTTTCTTATTGGCATTGCAGAATTGAGAGACTCAATTATTCCAGTAGTAAATTCTTGGCAAATCTTAGGGTTAAAGATGGAAGGCGAGAGATTAAAAGATGCTTTTCCGGTTGTTGTTTTAAGAGTTTCTAACGAACTTGTGGGATTAGAAGTTTCTGAGATTGTAGAAATTGTGGAAATTTATGAGAATGAAATTTTGCCTTTACCAGATGTTTTTCCTCCTAATCTTTTCTCTGGCGGATATTCTTATAAATCCAAAATTGTGGGTGTTCTAAACATTGGCAATTTATTGAAAGGGAAACAAATTCAATCATTTAAGGAGAAATTAGATGAAACTATCAAATAA
- a CDS encoding methyl-accepting chemotaxis protein: MKLSNKIALISTVLSILIGTPILFSSLYWFLSPENYKDIFLNLLSATLFLSFVFYFIEENKLKKAIVIGDGEILYSIPMIYGFHIFLNFGVFLFLFYLILRSLFGFPSLEEIFKALFSFLSIGGLEFSIIYFLSFSLLSPKFKELKDFKFKGLNLGKKISFFGSSVIIFSFFVGYIASKSPFCLIYLIFAPFLLWVLIKIVREPILEIREKLQNFTRDFSVIERKVISGDEIEEIDDSVTLFIKDRNSLIFRLKDAYEKINTQAEAILTGIERLASSTSKVNKFINEILSIKDESGGVINSVHKKNEGIYSLSTEIESQIKTFIHSSKDSIDLANSTELRTEEKVERITAFVKKVKEGSRVLEELSKAFEEIKEINFLMEQISEDTNLLALNASIEAVRKEGEESKGFAVIAEEIRKLSNDSASYLEKIRENIKRMDEAVNSIVATTEESISIFEETKSIIQKTKEDLKKISESIVINTNMAEQISGILKEGYESTDEIRKLSNKLSQLNDKQVENALLVLREMEEETASIEEARMRIQTLISLTEKIKEL; this comes from the coding sequence ATGAAACTATCAAATAAAATTGCTTTAATTTCTACTGTTTTGAGTATTTTAATTGGAACTCCAATATTATTTTCTTCTCTTTATTGGTTTCTTTCTCCTGAGAATTATAAAGATATATTTTTAAATCTCTTGAGTGCTACTTTATTTCTTTCCTTTGTCTTTTACTTTATAGAAGAGAATAAATTAAAAAAAGCAATTGTTATTGGAGATGGAGAGATTCTTTATAGCATTCCAATGATATATGGTTTTCATATATTTTTAAATTTTGGAGTATTCCTTTTTCTATTTTATTTGATTTTAAGATCTCTTTTTGGGTTTCCATCTTTAGAGGAAATCTTTAAGGCTCTTTTTTCTTTCCTCTCTATAGGAGGGTTAGAATTCAGTATAATTTACTTTTTGAGTTTTTCTTTGCTTTCTCCTAAGTTCAAAGAACTCAAAGATTTTAAATTTAAAGGTCTTAATTTGGGTAAGAAGATCTCTTTTTTTGGAAGTTCTGTTATTATTTTTTCTTTCTTTGTTGGTTATATTGCCTCAAAAAGTCCTTTTTGTTTAATTTATCTTATCTTTGCTCCTTTTCTCCTTTGGGTTTTAATAAAAATTGTGAGAGAACCTATTTTAGAGATTCGGGAGAAACTTCAAAATTTTACAAGAGATTTTTCTGTGATTGAGAGAAAAGTTATTTCTGGAGATGAGATAGAGGAGATAGACGATTCTGTTACTCTTTTTATTAAGGATAGAAATTCTTTGATTTTTAGATTAAAGGATGCCTATGAGAAGATTAATACTCAAGCAGAAGCAATACTTACCGGTATAGAAAGATTAGCTTCTTCTACAAGTAAAGTTAATAAATTTATAAATGAAATCTTGAGTATTAAGGATGAAAGTGGAGGAGTAATTAATTCTGTTCATAAGAAAAACGAAGGAATTTATTCTCTTTCTACCGAGATAGAATCTCAGATTAAGACTTTTATTCATTCATCTAAAGATTCTATTGATCTTGCAAACTCTACAGAATTGAGAACTGAAGAGAAGGTAGAGAGAATCACTGCTTTCGTTAAGAAGGTTAAGGAAGGTTCAAGGGTTTTAGAAGAGCTCTCCAAAGCTTTTGAGGAAATTAAAGAAATTAATTTTCTTATGGAACAGATCTCCGAAGATACAAATTTGCTTGCCCTAAATGCTTCAATTGAAGCTGTAAGGAAGGAGGGAGAGGAAAGCAAGGGTTTTGCTGTGATTGCCGAGGAGATTCGAAAATTGTCAAATGACTCTGCTTCTTATTTGGAAAAAATAAGAGAGAATATAAAAAGGATGGATGAGGCTGTGAATTCTATAGTTGCCACAACAGAAGAGTCAATTTCTATCTTTGAAGAGACTAAATCGATAATTCAGAAGACAAAAGAAGATTTAAAGAAGATCTCGGAATCAATCGTGATTAACACAAACATGGCAGAGCAAATTTCAGGGATTCTAAAGGAAGGATACGAATCTACAGATGAGATAAGGAAGTTATCCAATAAATTATCCCAATTAAATGACAAACAAGTAGAAAATGCATTATTAGTTTTAAGGGAAATGGAGGAGGAGACAGCTTCAATAGAGGAAGCTAGAATGAGGATTCAGACATTAATTTCGCTTACAGAGAAAATTAAGGAGCTTTAA
- a CDS encoding chemotaxis protein CheW, protein MEKLLIFSIDNIFFGVNINEVESLGRLKRIRRISKIPKWIGGFVEKGGRKVPFVKIWEILRLNSQERGVLLFPKYIDYCAFLISGVKGIYELEIDREATDFYSLSYLKGFGIFQDKVVLQVNLEGLLKEEQKREIKRLNEKG, encoded by the coding sequence TTGGAGAAACTGCTGATATTCTCTATAGATAATATTTTTTTCGGCGTTAACATTAATGAAGTTGAAAGTTTAGGTAGGTTAAAGAGGATAAGAAGGATTTCTAAAATTCCAAAGTGGATCGGGGGATTTGTAGAAAAGGGAGGAAGAAAAGTGCCTTTTGTTAAAATTTGGGAAATTCTAAGGTTAAATTCTCAAGAAAGAGGGGTTTTACTTTTCCCAAAATACATAGATTATTGTGCTTTTCTTATTTCTGGAGTGAAAGGAATTTATGAGCTCGAAATTGATAGGGAAGCAACCGACTTTTATTCTTTATCTTATTTAAAGGGATTTGGAATCTTTCAAGATAAAGTAGTCCTTCAGGTTAATTTAGAAGGGCTTTTAAAAGAGGAGCAAAAGAGAGAAATAAAGAGATTAAATGAAAAGGGATAG
- a CDS encoding phosphatidylglycerophosphatase A, whose amino-acid sequence MKRDRNSLEKIIGSLFFLGKIKGGGTYSSFITAFLLFLFLDWSSLYYFIIGFVLILLSFLLSLRISEDPTWFTLDEVSGTIVTFAFHGKSLSVLILGLVLFRFFDIFKIPPLKKIEHLKGGIVLDDIFAGILASIFLFVLDFIKSLYG is encoded by the coding sequence ATGAAAAGGGATAGGAATTCTCTTGAGAAAATAATTGGAAGCTTATTCTTTTTGGGAAAAATAAAAGGAGGAGGGACTTATTCTTCTTTTATTACGGCTTTTCTTCTTTTTTTATTTCTTGATTGGTCTTCTCTTTATTACTTTATAATTGGATTTGTTTTAATATTGCTTAGTTTCTTGTTATCTTTAAGAATTTCTGAAGATCCTACTTGGTTCACTCTGGATGAGGTTAGTGGGACGATTGTGACTTTTGCTTTTCATGGTAAAAGTTTATCAGTATTAATTCTTGGTTTAGTGCTTTTTCGTTTTTTTGATATTTTTAAGATTCCTCCATTAAAGAAAATTGAGCATCTAAAAGGTGGAATAGTTTTAGATGATATTTTTGCAGGGATCTTGGCAAGTATTTTTTTGTTTGTTTTGGACTTTATTAAATCTTTATATGGATAG
- a CDS encoding CinA family protein, protein MDRKVINLVLEVGELLRKKKWTISVAESCTGGLLGSFLTSIPGSSDYFKGGIIAYSNEIKEKLLSVSSETLRKFGAVSEEVVKEMAFGVKRILRTEVGLSISGIAGPSGGTKEKPVGTVVLGVDIPGKTVTNIVHLKGERNKIRREASLKILEILKSLLEV, encoded by the coding sequence ATGGATAGGAAAGTTATAAACTTGGTTTTAGAAGTGGGAGAACTATTAAGAAAGAAGAAATGGACTATTTCAGTGGCAGAGTCTTGTACAGGTGGACTTTTGGGTAGTTTTCTTACCTCTATTCCTGGAAGTTCTGATTATTTTAAAGGAGGAATAATTGCTTATTCTAATGAGATTAAGGAGAAATTGCTTTCAGTTTCTTCGGAAACTCTGAGAAAATTTGGAGCAGTTTCGGAGGAAGTTGTTAAAGAAATGGCTTTTGGAGTCAAAAGAATTTTAAGAACCGAAGTTGGATTATCTATTTCAGGTATTGCAGGCCCTTCTGGAGGGACCAAAGAAAAACCTGTAGGAACTGTAGTTTTGGGAGTTGACATTCCAGGAAAGACTGTTACTAATATAGTGCATCTTAAGGGTGAAAGGAATAAAATAAGGAGAGAGGCAAGTTTAAAAATTTTAGAAATTTTAAAGAGTTTACTGGAGGTTTAA
- the thpR gene encoding RNA 2',3'-cyclic phosphodiesterase, which translates to MFIGIEIPQEAKDLISNLCKKLPPFSFIKWVEKENLHITLRFLGETDKRTLIEEKMKEVGGKFTPFKVSLKGVGAFPSLKRASVIWVGIEEGKNFLKGLYLTLEDKIVQLGFKKEEREFTPHITLGRVKRGKYSLPEGIDFSFGAFPVDKITLFKSTLRKEGPIYEVLAKFPLIGGNPCL; encoded by the coding sequence TTGTTTATAGGAATCGAAATACCTCAAGAGGCAAAGGATTTAATATCAAACCTTTGTAAAAAACTTCCTCCTTTTTCTTTTATTAAGTGGGTGGAGAAGGAAAATTTACATATTACTTTAAGATTTTTGGGTGAAACAGATAAGCGCACCTTGATTGAAGAAAAGATGAAGGAAGTTGGCGGAAAGTTTACTCCTTTTAAGGTTTCTTTGAAAGGTGTGGGAGCTTTCCCTTCTCTTAAAAGAGCAAGCGTTATTTGGGTTGGAATAGAAGAGGGAAAGAATTTTTTAAAAGGATTATATTTGACTCTTGAAGATAAGATAGTTCAGCTTGGGTTTAAAAAAGAAGAGAGAGAGTTTACCCCACATATAACTCTTGGGAGAGTGAAAAGGGGTAAATACAGCTTACCAGAGGGTATTGATTTTTCTTTTGGAGCTTTTCCTGTAGATAAGATTACTCTTTTTAAAAGCACTTTAAGAAAAGAAGGACCTATATATGAGGTCTTAGCTAAATTTCCTTTAATAGGAGGTAACCCTTGCCTGTAG
- the recA gene encoding recombinase RecA, whose translation MDKDKEKALEAVMSKINKQYGEGALMKLGSKETIEVPYIPTGSISLDYALGIGGIPKGRAIEIFGMEASGKTTLALHIAAEAQKRGGTVAFIDVEHALDPQYARNLGVNTDDLLISQPDTGEEALEIAEMLVRSGAIELITIDSVAALVPKAEIEGEMGDAHIALRARLMSQALRKLTGVLSKASTSAVFINQVRQKIGITFGNAYTTPGGLALKFHASVRLEIRKVSNLQQGEESTGIRVKVKVVKNKLAPPFKEAEFDIMYGSGISKEGELIDLGQSLNLIEKSGAWYTYGGISLGQGRENAKLFLKDNPEISKELEVKIRKALNIYHENNQDRGTEEKGQG comes from the coding sequence ATGGACAAGGATAAAGAAAAGGCTCTTGAAGCAGTTATGAGTAAAATAAACAAGCAGTATGGGGAAGGGGCATTGATGAAGTTGGGTAGTAAAGAGACAATAGAAGTTCCATATATACCAACAGGTTCTATTTCCCTTGACTATGCACTTGGCATAGGAGGAATACCAAAAGGTAGAGCAATTGAAATATTTGGAATGGAGGCTTCTGGTAAAACCACTCTTGCTCTTCATATCGCTGCTGAAGCACAGAAAAGAGGAGGAACAGTCGCTTTTATAGATGTAGAGCATGCCCTTGATCCTCAATATGCAAGAAATCTTGGGGTGAACACAGATGATTTATTAATTTCTCAACCGGACACCGGAGAGGAAGCTTTGGAGATAGCTGAAATGTTGGTTAGAAGCGGTGCAATAGAACTTATAACGATTGATTCGGTCGCAGCACTTGTTCCAAAAGCTGAAATTGAAGGTGAGATGGGAGACGCTCACATAGCTTTAAGAGCACGCCTAATGTCACAAGCTTTACGAAAACTAACAGGGGTTTTGAGTAAAGCTTCAACTTCTGCCGTTTTTATAAACCAAGTTAGGCAGAAAATAGGGATAACTTTTGGGAATGCTTATACAACTCCAGGAGGGCTTGCTCTTAAGTTTCACGCTTCTGTGAGATTGGAGATAAGAAAAGTTAGTAATTTGCAGCAAGGAGAGGAGTCCACTGGGATAAGAGTAAAAGTTAAGGTTGTGAAGAACAAACTCGCCCCTCCCTTTAAAGAAGCAGAGTTTGACATAATGTATGGATCTGGCATATCAAAAGAAGGGGAACTCATTGATCTTGGGCAGTCTTTGAATCTTATTGAAAAATCAGGAGCTTGGTATACTTATGGAGGAATCTCACTTGGACAAGGTAGAGAAAATGCAAAGCTTTTCCTAAAAGATAATCCTGAGATATCTAAAGAACTGGAGGTGAAGATAAGGAAGGCACTCAATATCTATCATGAAAATAACCAGGATAGAGGAACAGAGGAAAAAGGACAGGGTTAA
- a CDS encoding RecX family transcriptional regulator, producing the protein MKITRIEEQRKKDRVNVYINGRFSFGLYKDTLINFHLYEGKEISEEEIVSIKEYEELVGAKEKARRYISYRERSKKEIENYLKNKGIQEGIINKVLSDFEKVGLIDDRRFALSWIKNRSNANPKGRFAIKMELLYKGVPENEMEDLLRSIDEKENARKAIEKAVRKYKGKPNKKEKVIEYLRRRGFEMSTLREVVKEFFRNGS; encoded by the coding sequence ATGAAAATAACCAGGATAGAGGAACAGAGGAAAAAGGACAGGGTTAATGTTTATATAAATGGAAGATTCTCCTTTGGTTTATATAAAGACACTCTTATTAATTTTCATCTTTACGAGGGTAAGGAAATTTCAGAGGAAGAGATTGTTTCTATAAAAGAATATGAAGAATTAGTGGGAGCAAAGGAGAAAGCAAGGAGATACATTTCCTATAGAGAAAGATCAAAGAAAGAAATTGAAAATTATCTTAAAAACAAAGGTATTCAAGAAGGAATTATAAATAAGGTCTTAAGCGATTTTGAAAAAGTTGGGCTAATAGATGATAGGAGATTCGCTTTAAGTTGGATAAAAAATAGAAGTAATGCAAACCCAAAAGGGAGATTTGCCATAAAGATGGAGTTGTTGTATAAGGGTGTTCCAGAAAATGAGATGGAAGATTTATTAAGAAGTATTGATGAGAAAGAGAATGCAAGAAAAGCAATTGAGAAAGCAGTTAGGAAGTATAAAGGTAAGCCAAATAAAAAAGAAAAGGTTATTGAGTATTTAAGGAGAAGAGGCTTTGAGATGAGTACTTTAAGAGAAGTGGTAAAAGAATTTTTTAGAAATGGATCTTAA